The sequence GGGCTGGTTGGGGTGgattttatagccctcaaccacccatatagtcgttggggcgcatctgccagaaattgcactagcggacggtccgcggctagggtccggacggtccgtgaccctccaacggtcgattctgacatcttcaacggatacttctgacagatcaacggctatctgcctcggtgacaccatgcgaacggtccgcccttggtcccggacggtccgcgccagctctataattccttttgctcaacttgtcaccttcgggcttttCGGTTCTgcgccgaccggacggtccgcgcctgaggccgaacggtccgcgcttggtctcggacggtgcttgcttttccatcggacggtccgtagtgtataCTTACTtttatgcagtgttcctgtccgagggtcaccttggtgtcgcagacggtccgccgcaagggcccggacggtccgcgcttagtctgtttttccaaaaagcttctcatgtccagaataatctacggtattccggacaattgaattagaatagttgtagatgaacttatgcacctgtgaaatgatcaactagagcaaactagttagttcaattatttgtgttgggcatttcaaccaccaaaatcatttaggaaaaggtttgaccctatttccctttcacatacacAATAGGAGCAGAAATAAGAACTCCAATATTATCATACTTCTTTAGATAAGTATAAATAGGAATAGAGAGTCATAGGTGATAATAATTTGTCCAAATATTTGGTACTAATAATAGTAGATAAGATTAACTATAAATGTAATCAGGAGAATCATGGTGTATATCTAATTAGTCTGTACATAAACAACTTCTTGTACCTTAGGAACATGGAATCCTTTAGTCGTGGAGTAGGCTCGTGAGTAGGAAGTTCTCGGCGGCGGCTCGGCCGACCTCACAACGTGGAGCAGCACACTGTGGAGCGTGCACAGCATGGAGGCCTCAACTACTGTGGCCTGGATTTCCTGGCTCGAGGTCAGGAGGTTGACGACGACGAAGGAGGAGGCGGTGGCATCCACGACCACGGCGCTGATGCATGGTCAAAGGCTGGTGCTATACTTGATCCTGCCACCGCCCGAGAGGTCCTCGGCGCCCTCAAAGCACACGTTGGCGGCGCCATCCATGGTGCCCATGATATCACACTGGTGTAGCACGTCGCGAAGTCGCGCGCCGCACCACACGGACGTGGAGATGGCGCTGGGTCCTAGTTGAGCGAGAGAGGAGGAGGAGAGGGGGAGCAGTTCCACTGGGCATGGGTGTGGCTGTGCGTGGAGGCATGTGCCGGGGCTAGGGCCGGTGGAGCTTGTGTGAGTCGAGCGAGAGAGGAGGAGAGGGTGGGAGTCGTTGCTATTGAGGGTCGCGTGGTGGGAGGCGTGGGATGCAGGATGGATAGTCTAAATTAGCTGGAGGCAGAACAGATAGAACGACAGAACCGTGGAGGCAGGCTACTCTTGTTGTCTTAATAAGCAGTAGAGATAAATTGATTCTATAATATCTCTAGGCTAATTTAATTAAATATTGAATCCTTGGATTGTCTCAACTTAACTTTGcatctatagatggccaaacggactAATCTGGCCCGACCCGGCATGGCCCATGTTGGGCACGGCCCACCAGGCCCGACTAGCGAACCGTGTTGTGCCGCACATGCCCACGTGCCGCGGTAGCGGCCCAGGTACGGCCCGTCGGCCTGCTAGCTGTGCCGGGTCGGCTCGATAGCACGTTGGCCTATCTGATTATATTATATAATTCAGTAAAAAAATATGAAGCTATGGGGCTCAAACACACACCAAGTGTATGAGAGACTTAAACACACCCACCTAGCCAGTGCAGCTCTAGTTTTATTGTGTTATATATTAAATTCTTATATTAATATATGTAAACTATtaatttaaaataaaaaatataaccaTTTCGTGCCCGTGCCAGCACTATGGGTCGAGATGGTGGCACAACCACGACActatgggcctgtttggttcagctttttctgactagcttttctgaaaatctggctgtggagagaatctggccgtggggagaatctgagtatcattacgattacgtgtggagcaagataaagttgttcatagggctcaggatctagaaagtgacggattcctactattacaatgactcaaccgattatgtgtttatattgattttggatggtttttgccccaacgaattttatagaagctggctgaaaagttgagcgtttggcagtccgcagcagcttttggtggccagaagctgccagaagccgaaacaaacatagCCTATTAGTCGGGTTAGGTCGTGGCTGGGCTATGCTTTTTCGTATCGTGTCTTGCTGACCCACCGTATTAGTGTGAATTGATCATCTATAATTTGCATCTCCACGACCCCACCATCACCATCGCGGTCATGCGTCAAGAATTCACAAGAGGAAGGTTTGCTGTCACGTGTTCCACGATAGTCCAAGTTTATTTATAGGCAATTAAAAATTTCATTAAAAATAGTTAGGCCTCTTGGTCTGGGGTGACCGAGCCGGCAGCCCTCCACCAACTGCACTACTAGCCCACGCCCCACGGCCACCCGCACGGCCGCATCACCAAATTCCAAGCCCCTGTCCTCCGAACTCGCTGAGTCGCTGGACACGGCCGCTCTCGGGCCCGTCAACGGCCGGCCGCTGCCGATCCTCCGCGTGCACTGCACCGTCTCTGCGGAAGCGCGAGCGGGGTCCACTCGCCCCACATCGTCCAGCTGCTTGCTAAGGCACCATCGCCACGCCGGCGCTGTGCCTCGTGCCGTCGTGCGCAGGCGCGTACAACTACAAACCCCGTCGCTGTTGCGCGCCGCGCGCGGATGCCGCAGTACGTGGCTCGCTGAGGCAGTGTGAGCTTGCCAAGGGGCCGACGGGGAAATCTTGGATCCAGGCTGGTGGACGACGTGACGGTATCCATAGAGATTGGATCCATGGGCTCGTCCTTCCAAAACGATCCCGTCTCCACGTCaggtaaggccttgttcgtttctgccggattggtgggtcggaacgattcctgaccggattgcttctctaatttatataaactttgattagctgaaacgattccgggtgcaatccgacggaaacgaacaaggcctaactcGGCTCTCGCCAATAAATTTCCTAGCAAACGTCAAGCGGTTTCGGCATACTTGGATGTGGATTACTTGCCCATCAAAATTTCTGAGAGGGTGAGGTTGCGTGCTTCTCTTATCTTCTCTTTCGTTATCACTACTACAATGATTGATTATTTTATTGGCATATCAATGGGTGCCAATCTCGTGGGGATGTGCAGACGTGGGTTGCTTTTTCAGTTAGGAGCCATTCCTTGGCCGCAATGAGTGAATTGGGCACAGCATTTGAACAAAAGGAGCAATCTGTTATTGGTAATGGTAATGTGACATGAGCAGGAATATGGAGGTCGCGGACCAACCATAGTTGATGCCCTTAATCCTCCAAACCGAAAATATAATCACTTCTGCCTACGTTTTGTTCAGTATAGGCGTATGCTCTATACGTTTTTTTTCCTATACCAAATGTTGTTGAACTTATGGTTTGTGACCTTAACAGGAAGTTCGGAGTGTGCTGATGGCAGTAGAAGCAGCACCAACAAGTGGACCAAAATTACGAGCACAAACTCGTGGAGATGGTGCTTAGGGTTGATTTACATTGTTGCTGTTGCTAGTATATGGATTGCCGCTAGCTACATCGTGCAGTCTGTTGTGGATGCTGGTGTCTCTCCATTCTTGATCACCTATATATGCAATTCTCTGTTTGTTGTCTACATTCCCATAGTTGAGGCTGCTCGGTACTTTGAGGATTCTTTTGGCGACTTTTGGATAAAGTTGAAATTCAAGGATGCTGAAAGCCTGCAGCAGGCTTCTGATCTGGAGAGTGTCAATCTTCTTCAATGTGGGAGGCATGAGATTAATATTGCCTCGGATCAATCACAAACAAGGCTGTCTGAAGACACTTCAGTTCCAGATACAGGCTTCCCTGCCCACACGGAGCTAAGTGTTGTAGGTTGCAGCAAAGGGTTGGATGCAAAGGGGCGCTGGACACGTGCTCGTGTGGCCAAAGTGAGCATGCTAATCAGCCCCTTTTGGTTCCTCGCGCAGCTTACATTCAATCTGTCTCTAAGATACACCACTGTTACCGTAAGTGTTACTAAGAAGAACCAAATGACACTTCCATATTTTATTGAGATCTAGTTGTGTTTTGTCCTATCACTATTTGATCTAAAATATGCTTCTGTTTCTGTGAACTTGCAGTCAAACACCATCTTAAGTAGCACGTCTAGCCTCTTCACTTTCTTGGTCGCATTAGTTTTTCTTGGAGAGACATTCACATGGTTGAAGCTAATTAGTGTGCTTCTCTGCATGGGAGGTACAATAATTGTCAGCCTGGCTGATTCAAGTAGTTCAGTTAATGCCATTGCTACAAATCCTCGTCTCGGAGATTTCCTATCCATTGTTTCTGCCGGTTTATATGCTGTGTATATCACCTTGATTCGAAAAAAGTTGCCCGATGAGAAAGGTCAAGGACAAGTGAGCATGGCTCAGTTTCTGGGATTCCTGGGACTCTTTAATATGTTGTTTTTCCTTCCTGTTGCATTGGTATTGAATTTCGCCAAGCTGGAGCAATTCCACAGTCTCACGTGGGAACAAGTTGGTCTTGTTGTTGGAAAAGGTACATTTGCTCCCTATCATGAAAGTTCCCCATTGTCTGATTCATAACATAAACAATATTACTGCAATCCATATCTCAATGATATGTAGTAATAACTCATAGAAACATTGAGGATTCATTAGTAAAATCACACGGCGAGTAATGAACTGCCACTAATTTATGATTTCGGCATTCTTTGTAGGTTTGATAGACAATGTTTTGAGTGACTACTTGTGGGCAAAAGCAATCCTTCTCACAACAACTACGGTCGCTACAGCTGGCCTCACAATCCAAGTTCCCATTGCTGCCATTGTGGACACGCTCACCGGTCATGCTCCTCATCTACTGGACTATATTGGAGCTGCTGCCGTCTTAGCTGGTTTTGCTGGGATCAACATACCAGTTGGAGAGTCTCTGCAGGTTGTTCAGCAAGAGCAGGAAACTCCAATTGTTAGCATGGTTGATGACCCGGTTCATTTGCCCACCAGTACCAATGCTACTGATTCCATCTCATAGTTGCCTGGGACCATGTGAACTATCAGCACTATATACagacgtgtgtgtgtgtgttggggggggggggggggggggggggggttgagaCGAGCATTTATCTGCTTTTCCCTTCAAACCAAGCCATCAGGACAGAAGAGATGAAACATGGACTGAAGTTAGAGTAGCTTACTTAGCTTTTTCAGAACTTTGAGCAACAAGTGTTTTGGGATCTGCATTTATTTTATCTTTACATCTGCACAAGCAGTTTCATACGGAAGTAAGTTCTGTTTCTGATTCATGCAAGGTGTTGCGTTTGTAGAAGGGTATAAGTATAAAGAATTTGTATTATGTATATGGTGAAGCTCAACCAATGGTAGTTGAGCCTATATTTAAGGTGTGTTTGGTTTCTAGTGACTAATTTTTAGTTCAtctattttatttcattttagtccctaaatttctAAATgcggaaaataaaataaaattttaGTTTTGTATTTGGCAATTTAGTGACtaaaaatataataaaatatagGAACTAAAAAAAAGTCTATAGAAACCAAACAACCTCTTAATAAAAGCATTTTGAGCCCTATGCCATGAAAATGCTGTTTATTTCTCTCAGTTTTGGTTCCCAACTAATTTTTGCTTTGCTCCTTCCAAAAATTTGAAAATTCCAGACATCAGATTATCAGAACGAGTTGTTTTACTCACACCACAACTTAGGTTTAAGACATTATTTGTGACTATCGTAACAGGTCTTCTCAGTTGGAAGTACTACAGGAGCGCGTGCTCTTGAATCCTTTAATTGACTGCAGCTGTTATGCTTCAGGTGAAGTGCATGGAAATTTTGTCGGTTTTAAGATGTCATGACACAATCGTAGACCGTAGTGTTTTTTATGTACATCATTTAttatattattactaattattaCCCTATGATTAATGTAATAGTGATAGATCAACTTATTTCATTttataaaccaaataaaaaaagtGAAGAGTGGCAAGATGATGAATTACCTTATTTCTCAAAACAAACACATTAAAAGTATCTCAAACCATAGTATTTACTACAACCATAATATTTAAAACATAGTTTTTACCAGGTACCCAAACCTCTTGACAAAAAAAATACTATGGTATTTTTCAATATCATAACCTCAAACTCCAAAATTACTTTGCTTCCAAATACCCTCTAATTAGGGATGGCAATCGGGTGGGTAGAACGCGGATATATGGTTCGCGTATCCATACCCACGAGATAaaaccatacccatacccatacccatttaCGCTCGTGGGTACGGATCTGTATCCGTACCCGTACCCGCCGGATATCCGTTATCCAACGGATATCCGTTACCCGCCCGCCCACTAAAATTTCAGCAAGTAATCTTTTCAAATCCCTACAAGCAATCTGTCCAAAACTCTAAATTGAAACACTAATTTATCCAAGCAACTTTAATTTACCAGAGAAGACTCGACGCTCGGCGGTGGCAGGGCGGCTCGAACGGTGGCTCGGCTGCTTGGCGGcgccctgtgctcggcggcggctcgGCTGCTCGGCGGCACCCTGTGCTCGGCGGCTTGCTGCTCGCTGCAGCCCTGCACAAGCACGACTGGAACTTCAAGCTTGGCGGCTGGCTAGGGTTAGAAACTTGGAGTTGGAGACCGACTGAGTGACTGACCGCCGAGAGCCCGAGAGGCCAAGACCAAGAGTCCAAGACCGCAGGGGCAGGGCGCAGGCTGTTGATCGCTTGGATGTTGGATTGGATTTGGCCTCTGGTCGTAGCCTCCTGGCCTCCTGGGCCGTAGGCGGCACTGCGACAGGCCGCTTGGACTTGGACGTTGGACTGCTGGTCACTGTTTGGGTCCACATGTCATATGTCCATCGGGTGACGGATATGGATAGCAGATATCCATACCCACAAAATTATTACCCGTGGATACCATATaatacccatacccgtacccgcggATATAAAACTCCACCATATCCGTACCCAACGGGTAAATAACCGCGGTtatttacccatacccgtacccattgccatccctacctCTAATATGTTTGTCCATAAAAAAAGATGTCTACAACTGCGAACATCTTGCTCAGATCTCTTTGTCTTGGACTGTCTTCAACGCATTCCCACTCCGACGGTATAGCGGCTACAGTTACCATCTACCGGCTGCAACGGAGCACACCACGACGTCCTTTATCCAAGGGGAACGCTCTCTCTCCTCCCGTGTCTAGAGGAATGCTACGGCAACCCTCTGTCCCTGTTCCTCCCGTTCGCGGTTGGTTGGTGAAGTTTCTCACTGCTCGCTTGCGCACGGCCGTGCTCGAAGACGACGCCGGAGTCGAGACTGCTTCTAGGTGCTAGCGTGCGGTGGCGGTTAGGCTATCCGCAAGCGTTAGCTCTAAATTTTTCtccctatatcacttttccctctattttcctcctattttttcatctcccgcagcggttcctccTAAATATTCACTCTATACcctactacaactataaaatatcattttctatatcaactatcaattttttatctactaacaattactcgtgaacccacagcacagtgtttagggGATAAACAGTGATACGCTAGATCTAAGGGGAGAGAGAAGGGGCCGGCGCGTAGGGGGCGCTGTAGTGGGCATCGCTGCGGCCGTAGAGTGCCCTCTACAAACCGCATGCAAGAGAAGGGGGCTGCCGAATTTTTTATATTTTGGCCCTTCCTCGGAAAAAAATACACGTTTGGAccttagaaaattttaatgtcatttttggaccctctgATCGGCGCCATCGCCAATGGCgctgaggtaacacagctcggcgccataggctatggcgccgaggtgtgTGCTGCGCTGGCACAAACGGATGTCGTGGCACCGCGGGTGGTAGGCAGCGATGCGGGTGCGGCGCAACGACGTAGTCCAGGCAAAGGCCGGAGAAGAGAAAGACGTTGCTGCCAAGTCCACTCTCGACGAATCAAATCAAGCGTCCATGTATGGATCCAACCCACATGCCTTCTATCTGTACTCCAACCTAAACATTGTTGGCAATCCCCTCTAATCCCCACATGAGCACATCGATTTCCCTATTAGATCTACTTGTACAGGTTCACAATAAATGTAAGGCCCTGTTTGTTTGGGAATATAATCTatgtagattatataatccaatgtAAATAAGTTAGTGAGGAAACAAACAAACAACTTATCTAataagattatataatctagcactTGAGATTATGATAATCCTGTAAGCTTATCGAAAGGTGCTTATTTCAGCTTATTTTTGATGaaagacccactacccatggCAAGTTGATTAAAATTACTTTCAATTGTCATTCACCTGTCCATACGTGTTTCACCCACCAGACAAGTAAAATAGCCAAGGGTATTGTTGTATTTGTATGCATATGAATAATAAGTCGAGTCCAAATAATCTAAACTAACAAACAGCAGCATCTAGCTTATTTAATCCAGAgcaaataatccagattatataatctagattataatttagattatataatctataagttgAAACAAACAGGGCTTAAAGTGAAGTGTGCTCGGTTATCTTGTGATTACTAACTTCGATGCACAACCGAAAGGGTCATTTGTGCATGATATGTGCACATGCTAGATTATGAGAAGAACAACACGTGACCTTTTTTAATGGATGCATATGATGTTGGGTTTATATCCCAAGACTGAACATGGATGCGTGCTGAAGCTGTTTGTGTTGTACATTATCGTAAAAATGTCAATGCAGCTTTGTGGTGTCAATTATTTGCTATTAAAATTCTTGTGATGAACTTATTCAGTTAGACTATACTGTCTTTGAACTGAagcaaagggaagccttaaggCAATTGAACAGAACGGTAACCGAGCTACAGCCTGCTCGTGAAGCAATTGCACTTATCAAGATGTCTGTTACAGAATTGATGAATAATAAGAATGGAAGATGCATTGAAGCTTGATTCCTTCCTGGGAAaccttccaaagaaaattgatgttTGGTAGTGTTGATGCAATGAATGTAACTGTagttaagagcacctagaggaggagaatagatgatcctgtaaaaatctaaacaacacaaacttggtttataaaatgttattgaagtcaaaaccaaggtgctatgaatagagagggagagaactcTTCACATGATTGTTCCTTTAAAATATGTATTTGAACTTAGAAACAATAGTGTAAGTGATTAAGTGAGAACtctaaggaagaaagcaatcacaatagAAAGTTACataagagacacggtgattttatcccgtggttcggccaatgcctactccacattgtggcgaccTCCTTAGGTCAagaattgcactcaatccctctaaagtgatccaaatatcaaacttgagtaccacgattTTCTTCCTTTTCTCAAGTATTCCCTTTGTAAGGAATCTCTACAAAttagagcctctcacccttacaagattgatcacacttaaaccacaagagtaagggagagaaTAGAAACACATGCAAGAGCTAGAGTCGCAGCAATGACACGgacacaagtcaagaaacgagcacacaaCACAGCGCAGCAAGTTCACAGCTCagacaagtgctcaaatctcaaacataaATAATCGAAtgcgtgcttgcggagtctagacgtcttaggatgttcaagaggtgtttggtgtgctgctccatgcgcctaggggtcccttttatagccccaagacagctaggagcagTTGGAGCTCCATTTAGAAGGCAATAGTTGTcttctgtccgtgggcgcaccggatagtgaacaatgcgcaatctccttccttttcttgcgaagccgaccgttgcagccacgacccctttggcacaccggacagtccggtgcggcctggtgaccgttggcacgggccacgcattgcccgctgattgcgctgccgaccgttaGCGCGGGCgcagctggctcaccggacagtccggtgaattatagtcgcggCTCCcccaacttttcccgagagcagcgagttcgtcgCGTGCgcgagcctgggcaccggacactgtctggtgcacaccggacagtctggtgcaagtttggctggacttgaccaaacttctccaatccaatctcatttgatttgacagggttcctagcacttagaggaatatgttagtaccaaaacaattcactaaggctagagtcataccttgattcttgatttgcatctctttgaTACTTAGCacatatcaaccaaaacattatgtgttgggcatctaatcatcaaaacatttataaaaatggcccaagggcacatttcaatctcccctttttggtgatttataccaacacattaaaagcaactcaaaatgcaacaacatttttaaagaaaagctaaagagtgcaaattgaagaccaattcgtttcacataggatttggcatatttaggtcacttttgccaccacttggtttattttcacaaaacaagtttttttcctatctctatatcaaaaacacttgttttggcaaatcaaaagatCTTTCGAGAGTAAATTTAATCAAATGCCAAACTCcccttttttcccataatcaaatttctcccccacaagagaacaTTTTTTTTGCAATAAGATGGTTTTGAtcaatgttggagcgaaggcaaagacgccacccttcgctcgaggccttcgctgcagccgctggtccgccggaggcaaagcgggcagggacacccttcgcaggactcggcgctttgacgaaggcctgcggcgacgacctcacacggcgcggcctcgttcagccccaaggcccacgtgtgatccggcccattgtaacgggccccgcgtggccgcctctgtattacgggcctgacttgtaaaggcaaacttgtaattacagcttgtaaccctgctttatgggaatattccggggataaactaggcgtctgagggcacatgcgtccttaacacaagacgctgggcactcagacacctataaatacccccgcacagtgcccgtgagaggcgagatcaacagagctattgcccccgtgcacgtaaccctgttgtcgccattgttcacccccgttggcccacttgcagcagagagcaagttccaacatttggcgcccaccgttcgtgctacgacaaaaccacccgcgatggcacccaagagagctaaccccaaggctgacgaggctgcgaaggcagcactgctggccgcaagaaagggcaaggccctcgccctcacccaatccacccaccaagagcccattgaggacaatgttccccacaccggcgaagacgacaccttccgcacctgcggaaccgaaggacagtcgcagccgcccccaggcttcgccccactggaaggcgccgacctcaccgaggatggtgaggccctcggcgtctcaacagaagaacagctgcagctgcgcgccctgcgcctcaggaaccgcaatctccaga is a genomic window of Zea mays cultivar B73 chromosome 5, Zm-B73-REFERENCE-NAM-5.0, whole genome shotgun sequence containing:
- the LOC109939916 gene encoding uncharacterized vacuolar membrane protein YML018C isoform X1; translated protein: MGSSFQNDPVSTSAETIPGAIRRKRTRPNSALANKFPSKRQAVSAYLDVDYLPIKISERTWVAFSVRSHSLAAMSELGTAFEQKEQSVIGNGSSECADGSRSSTNKWTKITSTNSWRWCLGLIYIVAVASIWIAASYIVQSVVDAGVSPFLITYICNSLFVVYIPIVEAARYFEDSFGDFWIKLKFKDAESLQQASDLESVNLLQCGRHEINIASDQSQTRLSEDTSVPDTGFPAHTELSVVGCSKGLDAKGRWTRARVAKVSMLISPFWFLAQLTFNLSLRYTTVTSNTILSSTSSLFTFLVALVFLGETFTWLKLISVLLCMGGTIIVSLADSSSSVNAIATNPRLGDFLSIVSAGLYAVYITLIRKKLPDEKGQGQVSMAQFLGFLGLFNMLFFLPVALVLNFAKLEQFHSLTWEQVGLVVGKGLIDNVLSDYLWAKAILLTTTTVATAGLTIQVPIAAIVDTLTGHAPHLLDYIGAAAVLAGFAGINIPVGESLQVVQQEQETPIVSMVDDPVHLPTSTNATDSIS
- the LOC109939916 gene encoding uncharacterized vacuolar membrane protein YML018C isoform X2, producing MGSSFQNDPVSTSGSSECADGSRSSTNKWTKITSTNSWRWCLGLIYIVAVASIWIAASYIVQSVVDAGVSPFLITYICNSLFVVYIPIVEAARYFEDSFGDFWIKLKFKDAESLQQASDLESVNLLQCGRHEINIASDQSQTRLSEDTSVPDTGFPAHTELSVVGCSKGLDAKGRWTRARVAKVSMLISPFWFLAQLTFNLSLRYTTVTSNTILSSTSSLFTFLVALVFLGETFTWLKLISVLLCMGGTIIVSLADSSSSVNAIATNPRLGDFLSIVSAGLYAVYITLIRKKLPDEKGQGQVSMAQFLGFLGLFNMLFFLPVALVLNFAKLEQFHSLTWEQVGLVVGKGLIDNVLSDYLWAKAILLTTTTVATAGLTIQVPIAAIVDTLTGHAPHLLDYIGAAAVLAGFAGINIPVGESLQVVQQEQETPIVSMVDDPVHLPTSTNATDSIS